One part of the Nitrosopumilus sp. genome encodes these proteins:
- a CDS encoding universal stress protein: protein MAKFNKILVPLDGSANSIRGLDRAIDIAKGGNAEITGFYVFHLPLTAGIKYTQKMKDDAQKKAVKAIGPAMNRAQKAGATFKYKTGGGHTGSEIVKFAQNGKFDMIVIGARGVGGAKEAFLGSTSNYVMHKTKIPVLVVK, encoded by the coding sequence ATGGCTAAATTCAATAAAATTCTAGTACCTCTTGATGGTTCTGCAAACTCAATTAGAGGATTAGATAGAGCAATTGACATTGCTAAAGGTGGTAATGCTGAAATAACTGGATTCTATGTTTTTCATTTACCATTAACAGCAGGAATAAAATATACACAAAAAATGAAAGATGACGCACAGAAAAAAGCTGTCAAAGCAATTGGTCCTGCAATGAATAGAGCTCAAAAGGCTGGTGCTACATTCAAATACAAAACAGGCGGTGGTCATACCGGATCTGAAATTGTTAAATTTGCACAAAATGGAAAATTTGACATGATAGTAATTGGTGCACGAGGTGTGGGTGGTGCAAAGGAAGCATTCCTTGGAAGTACCTCGAACTATGTAATGCATAAAACAAAGATTCCTGTATTAGTAGTAAAATAG
- a CDS encoding J domain-containing protein produces the protein MVENNYDILGIVEGSTEKEIRDAFRRLALQFHSDRGGENDQFIKIKQAYEDLKIGKKYPDTDIEKIKNSRVYSGDSEADIRRKNQILGQELSKEMKTAEEWASALNRSNMTGRKLFGSKTLGEIELERKANGALSIKGNFMAGSLTYDGPIIMQGSITSPSWTQEFKTNIHLTSGDFKFLDPIENKYRIDNGATIIVDNGNIVVGNVFGRKFRVEDPEGKVGVFQIQEHRTHLSAPKGKIIAENLVNTVSIDADSVIVLNVEDDVMISAREILFYGGKFTYDSLIELKNGGSIRFFENFSIQGLSGDAIIKLENGKKIRLFDLKTKKIRDLPDEYVPNKENYGKDDTMVGHGFTITYDMLDNISKKPTKKQKSWTSKFSFSKK, from the coding sequence ATGGTGGAAAATAATTATGATATTTTAGGGATTGTTGAAGGATCAACAGAAAAGGAAATTCGTGATGCATTTAGACGATTAGCTCTTCAATTTCATTCAGATCGTGGGGGAGAAAATGATCAATTTATCAAAATTAAACAGGCATACGAAGATCTCAAAATTGGTAAGAAGTATCCTGATACGGACATTGAAAAAATAAAAAATTCAAGGGTATATTCTGGTGATTCAGAAGCTGATATTAGAAGAAAAAATCAGATCTTAGGTCAAGAACTATCTAAAGAAATGAAAACTGCCGAAGAATGGGCATCTGCTTTGAACAGATCAAATATGACTGGTAGAAAATTATTTGGATCAAAAACTCTTGGAGAAATTGAACTTGAACGAAAAGCAAACGGTGCTTTATCAATCAAAGGAAATTTCATGGCTGGGAGTCTTACTTATGATGGTCCCATCATTATGCAAGGTAGTATTACAAGTCCATCATGGACACAAGAGTTTAAAACAAACATCCACCTTACTTCTGGAGATTTCAAATTTCTGGATCCTATAGAAAATAAATATCGAATTGATAATGGTGCTACAATTATTGTCGATAATGGAAATATAGTAGTTGGAAATGTTTTTGGTAGGAAATTTAGAGTAGAGGATCCTGAAGGAAAAGTTGGAGTATTTCAAATTCAAGAACACAGAACACATCTTTCAGCTCCTAAAGGAAAAATCATTGCTGAAAATCTTGTAAATACTGTATCAATTGATGCAGATTCTGTAATTGTTCTTAATGTGGAAGATGATGTGATGATATCTGCACGTGAAATATTATTTTATGGAGGAAAATTCACCTATGATTCTTTAATTGAATTAAAAAATGGTGGTTCAATACGATTTTTTGAGAATTTTTCAATTCAAGGATTAAGTGGCGATGCTATTATCAAACTTGAAAATGGCAAAAAAATTCGTTTATTTGATCTAAAAACCAAAAAAATCAGAGATTTACCTGATGAGTATGTGCCTAATAAAGAAAATTATGGAAAAGATGATACAATGGTAGGACATGGATTTACAATTACTTATGATATGTTAGATAATATCTCAAAAAAACCAACTAAAAAACAAAAAAGTTGGACATCTAAATTTAGTTTCTCAAAAAAATAA
- a CDS encoding cache domain-containing protein: MPISFNLGKKLIILVLIVSVVALSITGFLSFNYADQILKQRAGDQLLGESTVRGDTLRLLFESRIEQNNILASDPMIQFLISQMNQSSENEFQELKENNRRDFLIQVQAFQELIGFSIGFEDVKIIGANGKIFFSLVGNADTDFSENPFFKRGMKESFIEFEPAESGKKMIVVSPVFADDSKKGDEPIGVIISRMRTASIDNVLINKSGLGETGEVYIVNNQYLMLSESRFFENAIFQQKVDTLGVQKCFNEDEEYIGFYTDYRGVPIFGSSYCANDLGIVLLVEIDEAEVEKPIIILQERILETGIVITLVMGIVAFVISKSLSRPLIELKNAANKISSGNFDVRTNIKTGDEIGELSHAFDSMAQKLQESLIEIKQKEEVIKQLEGDMLLKFSQHEQNDCVGVIDMSDSTRISSKLSDQDITKLYEIFLNFMAKIIQKHNGQVVKNIGDALMFRFSNVDIKDDKVLRNILECCLFMIESHGELQKQLTAENLPKLDYKISVTYGSVKVAESTTSNISDIFGPTVNRCFKINSLCSRNSFVIGENFYKMVKKLTEYDFIELCVIELKQKYDYNVFEVRRKGLDSFGKK; this comes from the coding sequence ATGCCAATCTCATTTAATCTTGGAAAAAAACTCATCATATTGGTACTAATTGTGTCAGTAGTTGCTCTTTCAATCACAGGATTTCTTAGTTTCAATTACGCTGATCAAATTCTAAAACAGAGAGCAGGAGATCAATTACTTGGAGAATCAACAGTACGTGGAGATACGCTTAGATTACTTTTTGAATCAAGAATAGAACAAAACAATATTCTTGCAAGTGATCCAATGATTCAATTTTTAATTTCTCAAATGAATCAATCTTCTGAAAATGAGTTTCAAGAATTAAAAGAAAATAATCGTAGAGATTTCTTAATTCAAGTTCAAGCATTTCAGGAATTAATTGGATTTTCAATTGGATTTGAGGACGTAAAGATAATTGGTGCTAATGGAAAAATTTTCTTTTCTCTTGTGGGAAATGCTGATACAGACTTTAGTGAAAATCCATTTTTTAAAAGAGGCATGAAGGAATCTTTTATTGAATTTGAACCAGCTGAATCTGGTAAAAAAATGATTGTAGTTTCACCAGTTTTTGCTGATGATAGTAAAAAAGGTGATGAACCAATAGGGGTAATAATTTCAAGAATGAGAACAGCCTCAATAGATAATGTTTTGATAAATAAAAGTGGATTAGGAGAAACAGGAGAAGTGTATATTGTAAATAATCAGTATTTGATGTTATCTGAATCTAGATTTTTTGAAAATGCAATTTTTCAACAAAAAGTGGATACGTTAGGAGTTCAAAAATGTTTCAATGAAGATGAAGAATATATTGGATTCTACACAGATTATAGAGGAGTTCCAATCTTTGGGTCATCTTATTGTGCAAATGATTTAGGGATTGTTTTACTAGTTGAAATTGATGAGGCAGAAGTAGAAAAGCCAATAATAATTCTACAAGAAAGAATTCTCGAAACAGGAATTGTAATTACTTTAGTCATGGGAATTGTTGCTTTTGTAATATCAAAATCTCTTTCAAGACCATTAATTGAATTAAAAAATGCTGCAAATAAGATTTCAAGTGGAAACTTTGATGTAAGAACCAATATAAAAACAGGTGATGAAATTGGGGAATTATCTCATGCATTTGATTCCATGGCGCAAAAACTACAAGAATCATTAATTGAAATTAAACAGAAAGAAGAGGTTATCAAACAGCTTGAGGGCGATATGCTGTTGAAATTTTCTCAACATGAACAAAATGATTGTGTTGGTGTAATTGATATGTCTGATTCTACTAGAATATCATCTAAATTATCTGATCAGGATATTACCAAGTTATATGAAATCTTTCTAAATTTCATGGCAAAAATTATTCAAAAACACAATGGTCAAGTAGTTAAAAACATTGGAGATGCTTTGATGTTTAGATTTTCAAATGTCGATATAAAAGATGATAAAGTATTGAGAAACATTTTAGAATGTTGTTTATTCATGATTGAATCTCATGGTGAATTACAAAAACAACTTACAGCTGAAAACTTGCCTAAATTAGATTACAAAATTAGTGTAACATATGGTTCTGTAAAGGTAGCTGAAAGCACCACTTCTAATATTAGTGATATTTTTGGCCCTACGGTCAATCGTTGTTTCAAAATTAATTCTCTTTGTTCAAGAAACAGCTTCGTAATTGGTGAAAATTTCTATAAAATGGTAAAAAAGCTTACAGAATATGATTTTATTGAATTATGTGTCATTGAACTAAAACAGAAATATGATTACAACGTTTTCGAAGTTAGAAGAAAAGGATTAGATAGTTTTGGAAAAAAATAA
- a CDS encoding plastocyanin/azurin family copper-binding protein, producing the protein MASTSTVFADEYVIDIPLGAYNPELNTPAEVWYDPPQLYATVGDTITWYNDDKEGHTVTSGEGSGRFGWMSDNFGTPNGIFDSGRFMPGESWSYKFEESGTFSYYCTIHPWMEGVLIIEKAIPNYPHDATGTKIEFPLLQYTPDLDVEVNLSWDPPVIKTHEKIQFVYQFYDPQTNSNLAEMKYNFVIFQNGKEIFRDEGLSQIGGDYRNFVFSDSGSIIIRIEGIHTPSIFAEESVTVFGNMESKEQRSVDFTTAVYDNPEKTTHETYHTKPAQRLTTYYELMLVIILVPGILFIGAMIWLKKKPHIRQESSGAVKI; encoded by the coding sequence TTGGCCTCAACTTCCACTGTTTTTGCAGATGAATATGTAATTGATATCCCATTAGGAGCATACAATCCTGAATTAAATACTCCAGCAGAAGTATGGTATGATCCTCCGCAATTGTATGCTACAGTTGGTGATACAATTACTTGGTATAATGATGACAAGGAAGGTCATACAGTTACCAGTGGAGAAGGCTCTGGAAGATTTGGATGGATGAGCGATAACTTTGGAACTCCTAATGGAATCTTTGATAGTGGTAGATTCATGCCAGGAGAATCATGGTCTTACAAATTTGAAGAATCTGGTACCTTTTCATATTATTGTACTATCCATCCTTGGATGGAAGGTGTTCTAATCATTGAAAAAGCAATTCCAAATTACCCTCATGATGCAACCGGTACAAAAATTGAATTTCCATTACTGCAGTACACTCCAGATTTAGATGTAGAAGTTAACCTTTCATGGGATCCACCTGTGATCAAAACTCATGAAAAAATACAATTTGTATATCAATTTTATGATCCTCAAACAAATTCTAATCTTGCAGAAATGAAATACAATTTTGTTATATTCCAAAATGGAAAAGAAATTTTTCGAGATGAAGGCCTAAGTCAAATTGGTGGTGATTATAGAAATTTTGTCTTCAGCGATTCTGGTTCAATCATTATAAGAATCGAAGGAATTCACACACCATCAATATTTGCAGAAGAAAGTGTGACTGTATTTGGAAACATGGAAAGTAAAGAACAAAGATCAGTTGACTTTACAACTGCAGTATATGATAATCCAGAAAAAACCACTCATGAAACCTATCATACAAAACCTGCACAAAGATTAACAACTTATTATGAATTAATGTTGGTAATCATTTTAGTTCCCGGGATTTTGTTTATTGGAGCAATGATCTGGTTAAAGAAAAAACCACATATTCGACAAGAAAGTTCTGGTGCTGTTAAAATCTAA
- a CDS encoding 4Fe-4S binding protein — MPVGIIPDISEQMCIGCALCVEICTTLGPDVLRVKPVEGWKRGKAFVFYPERCISDGACIGVCPTKAIFWMRPMDFTVGQPVPLYKNSVFVKGWTELID, encoded by the coding sequence ATGCCAGTAGGAATTATTCCAGACATCAGCGAACAAATGTGTATCGGATGTGCACTATGTGTAGAAATCTGTACAACATTAGGTCCAGATGTCCTTAGAGTAAAACCAGTTGAAGGCTGGAAGAGAGGTAAAGCATTTGTTTTCTACCCAGAAAGATGTATTTCTGATGGTGCATGCATCGGTGTATGCCCAACAAAAGCAATCTTTTGGATGAGACCAATGGACTTTACTGTTGGACAACCAGTTCCACTCTACAAGAACTCAGTCTTCGTCAAAGGTTGGACTGAATTAATCGATTAG
- a CDS encoding aminotransferase class V-fold PLP-dependent enzyme, whose amino-acid sequence MNFISKDISDDFPDSNKIYLNNASVSLMPSQSIDDMKEFLISYNSIGPDSKDSEPFVAEKLQNVRKIIAKIISCQPDEVVLTQSTTDGINFVANGISFDDKSNIIIRGMGHEHHANYYPWFQLKDKISIKNLPIDKDGFFKLHDLESFIDDNTKLVALSHALYNTGSILPVEKIGKIIDNKIPFFLDSAQTIGCIGEIDVSKIRCNFMSFNGSKWLCGPMGTGLFYCSRKSSELLKPMTIGGESAIIYDETNLAFKELPDKFQTGFRNYVGIVGLESSVRYLLNFGMKNIREKNLYLSNLFREELSKIPNIILYGPDDPNHRTSIVSFNLKGQDSQEIVDKLEKQNIVLAVREIMNQKIIRASPHFFNTESEMLQTIDAIKKL is encoded by the coding sequence ATGAATTTCATATCAAAAGATATTTCAGATGATTTTCCAGATTCAAACAAAATCTATCTAAATAATGCATCAGTATCTTTGATGCCTTCTCAAAGTATAGATGATATGAAAGAATTTCTAATATCATACAACTCTATAGGTCCTGACTCTAAGGATTCAGAACCATTTGTTGCTGAAAAACTCCAGAATGTTAGAAAGATAATTGCAAAAATCATATCATGTCAGCCTGATGAAGTAGTTCTTACTCAAAGTACAACTGATGGAATAAATTTTGTTGCAAATGGTATTTCTTTTGATGATAAATCTAACATCATCATTCGTGGTATGGGACATGAACATCATGCAAACTATTATCCGTGGTTTCAACTCAAAGACAAAATCTCAATAAAAAACCTGCCTATAGATAAAGATGGTTTTTTCAAATTACATGATTTAGAGTCTTTCATTGATGATAATACAAAACTAGTGGCACTTAGTCATGCACTCTATAATACCGGTTCAATATTGCCTGTTGAGAAAATCGGAAAAATTATTGATAATAAAATTCCATTTTTTCTTGACAGTGCACAAACTATAGGATGTATTGGTGAAATTGATGTATCTAAAATTAGATGTAATTTCATGTCCTTCAATGGTTCAAAATGGCTTTGTGGTCCAATGGGAACTGGATTATTTTATTGTAGTAGAAAGTCAAGTGAATTACTAAAACCTATGACTATTGGAGGTGAATCAGCAATAATTTACGATGAAACTAATCTTGCTTTTAAAGAACTGCCGGACAAATTTCAAACAGGTTTTAGAAATTATGTTGGAATAGTTGGTTTGGAATCATCTGTAAGATATTTGCTGAATTTTGGAATGAAAAATATTCGTGAAAAAAATCTATATCTTTCAAATCTATTCAGAGAGGAATTATCAAAAATTCCAAATATCATTTTGTATGGACCTGATGATCCAAATCATAGAACTAGTATTGTGTCTTTTAATCTCAAAGGACAGGACTCACAAGAAATAGTAGACAAACTTGAGAAACAAAATATTGTTTTAGCAGTAAGGGAAATTATGAACCAAAAAATTATCCGAGCATCCCCTCACTTTTTTAATACTGAATCTGAAATGCTTCAGACAATTGATGCAATAAAGAAATTATAG
- a CDS encoding Lrp/AsnC ligand binding domain-containing protein yields the protein MPTAYVLLNSDLGSDESIIAEVKQILADEDVKYEVQGVYGVYDIVLKLTSDDSEKLRTIITNKVRKISKVQSTLTMMVIEEQENL from the coding sequence GTGCCTACTGCATATGTTCTATTAAATTCTGATTTAGGATCAGATGAATCAATAATTGCCGAAGTCAAACAAATTCTTGCAGATGAGGATGTAAAATATGAGGTTCAAGGAGTCTATGGTGTATATGATATTGTTTTGAAATTAACTTCGGATGACTCTGAAAAATTACGTACAATTATCACCAACAAAGTCAGAAAAATTAGTAAAGTTCAATCAACATTAACCATGATGGTAATTGAAGAACAAGAAAATCTATAA
- a CDS encoding cyclase family protein: protein MKPIDLTLTISKSIPSFPGSPKPQFILWSDIKDDGYNLELLFLSSHTGTHIDAPYHFVKNGIKIHQIPLDRLIGKAILIKLKKLKNSQITKQDIMIFEKNNGIIPNRSSVFFFTQWQKNLQKENYFTENPGLDKSAANYLISKKINLVGIDSPSIDLGKDESFPVHHIFSKNNILIVENLTNLNKISSIEFNFTILPLKLKDATGSPVRALAS, encoded by the coding sequence ATGAAACCTATAGATCTTACACTTACAATATCAAAATCCATTCCAAGTTTTCCTGGTTCCCCAAAACCTCAATTCATTTTATGGTCTGACATCAAAGATGATGGATATAATCTTGAATTGTTATTCCTAAGTTCTCACACTGGAACTCATATTGATGCACCATATCATTTTGTTAAAAACGGTATCAAAATCCATCAAATTCCACTTGATAGGCTAATTGGTAAAGCTATTCTAATTAAACTCAAAAAACTCAAAAATTCCCAAATAACAAAACAAGATATCATGATATTTGAAAAAAACAATGGCATAATCCCAAATCGTTCATCAGTCTTCTTTTTTACTCAATGGCAAAAAAATCTACAAAAAGAGAATTATTTTACTGAAAATCCTGGACTAGACAAATCAGCTGCAAATTATCTTATATCAAAGAAGATCAATTTAGTTGGTATAGATTCTCCAAGTATAGATCTAGGAAAAGATGAATCATTTCCTGTTCACCATATTTTCTCAAAAAACAATATTTTGATTGTAGAAAATTTAACAAATTTGAATAAAATTTCTTCTATAGAATTCAACTTTACAATTCTTCCATTAAAACTTAAAGATGCAACAGGCTCACCTGTTAGAGCATTAGCATCATAA
- a CDS encoding dual specificity protein phosphatase 23, with protein MSKPGNLWRKVHGRITKKPTNFSWLIEEKLAGSGIPTSFDEFNWLLDQGVKSIVTMTENALPDNWIQDIGYLHVPTPDLTAPDMDKIDLAVDFIHEQIKNNQSVMVHCAAGMGRAGTILACYFVKYKNFTANDAIKKIRDERPGSIQSEVQELAIGFYEKHVRN; from the coding sequence ATGAGTAAACCTGGGAATCTTTGGAGAAAAGTTCATGGCAGAATTACAAAAAAACCTACAAACTTTTCTTGGTTAATTGAAGAAAAATTAGCCGGTTCAGGAATTCCTACTAGTTTTGATGAATTTAATTGGCTTTTAGATCAAGGAGTAAAATCAATTGTTACTATGACTGAGAATGCTTTACCTGATAATTGGATACAAGATATTGGTTATCTACATGTTCCAACTCCCGATCTTACTGCTCCTGATATGGATAAAATAGATCTGGCAGTAGATTTTATTCATGAGCAAATTAAAAACAATCAATCTGTAATGGTTCATTGTGCTGCTGGAATGGGAAGAGCAGGGACAATTCTTGCATGTTATTTTGTAAAATATAAAAATTTCACAGCAAACGATGCAATTAAAAAAATACGTGATGAAAGACCTGGATCTATTCAATCTGAAGTGCAAGAACTAGCTATTGGTTTTTATGAAAAACATGTGAGAAACTAG
- a CDS encoding AAA family ATPase, which produces MKLKSFEIKNFRSIKHLKCQLSPKITVLAGKNESGKTSILLALSRIRTRFNDDDIPHFAEKGDVSITCTFELSNSEVSIAAEKFEIHYAITSYEIKVKTTPSKDYEFSGELYEKLKNAIIEESKDARSSFNAIIHEMKELGSGDLPVKKIDNFEMEVINQNTTQLSNMQTQIQQNPGVYGPKITSPQIASALELLPKLAHPAKELSILEEIFENLIPNTIYFNSFEDRLPAEIDLTDAINECNDENKLSIVRDFVTLSELDLEELKNPDRQHRAKVTNKATKISSDIFGKFWDQDPIEIEISYDEPKLTFFVRDQGKEFPFKPSQRSKGIQWFMCFLARLFSEGVPTQDNLILIDEPGLYLHSTAQQNVLNRLEDLSDENNQIIFSTHSPYLIDPSKLNRVRLVNKNSDKITTLENQFNKDADIETIAPIIASIGLDLSQGIGFSKKKNIIVEGVSDYYYLIGIKKLIEKILSEYKFPDDIALIPCVGESKVSLLASFFIGYNLDYKILLDEKGTKQTRKKLENDGLKEKIIIVGDNGQSIEDMFEKSDFEKFCTSKNNTLSKTLLSKQFLEKIETGEITSLQETTINNFLAIFEQLKSN; this is translated from the coding sequence ATGAAGTTAAAGAGTTTTGAAATTAAAAATTTTAGATCTATAAAACATCTCAAATGTCAATTATCTCCAAAAATAACTGTCCTTGCAGGAAAAAATGAATCTGGAAAGACATCCATTCTTTTAGCATTGAGTAGAATTAGAACAAGATTCAATGATGATGACATACCTCATTTTGCAGAAAAGGGCGATGTTTCTATAACTTGTACCTTTGAGCTAAGTAACTCTGAAGTTTCTATAGCTGCTGAAAAATTTGAAATACATTATGCAATTACATCATATGAAATAAAAGTAAAAACAACTCCATCAAAAGATTATGAGTTTTCAGGTGAGTTGTATGAAAAATTAAAAAATGCAATTATTGAAGAATCAAAGGACGCAAGAAGTTCTTTTAATGCAATAATTCATGAAATGAAAGAACTTGGTTCAGGAGATCTTCCAGTAAAAAAAATTGATAATTTTGAAATGGAGGTTATCAATCAAAACACAACACAATTAAGCAATATGCAAACTCAAATCCAACAAAATCCTGGTGTTTATGGTCCAAAAATCACAAGTCCTCAGATTGCTTCCGCATTAGAATTATTACCTAAATTAGCACATCCTGCAAAAGAATTATCCATATTAGAGGAAATATTTGAAAATCTAATTCCAAATACAATATACTTTAATTCATTTGAAGATAGATTACCTGCTGAAATTGATCTTACAGATGCAATAAACGAATGCAACGATGAGAATAAACTTAGTATTGTAAGAGATTTTGTCACTCTTTCTGAATTAGATTTAGAAGAGTTAAAGAATCCTGATAGACAACATCGTGCAAAAGTTACCAATAAGGCAACAAAGATTTCTAGCGATATCTTTGGAAAATTTTGGGATCAGGATCCAATTGAAATTGAAATAAGCTATGATGAGCCTAAATTGACGTTTTTTGTAAGAGATCAAGGTAAAGAATTTCCTTTCAAACCCTCTCAAAGAAGTAAAGGTATTCAATGGTTCATGTGCTTTCTAGCAAGATTATTTTCTGAAGGTGTACCAACACAAGACAATCTTATTCTAATCGATGAACCAGGATTATATCTTCATTCAACAGCTCAACAAAATGTTCTAAATAGATTAGAAGATCTTTCGGATGAGAACAATCAAATTATCTTTTCTACACATTCTCCTTATTTAATTGACCCTAGCAAATTAAATCGTGTTAGATTAGTTAACAAAAATTCTGACAAAATAACTACTCTAGAAAATCAATTCAATAAAGATGCAGATATAGAAACTATTGCTCCAATAATTGCATCAATTGGATTAGATTTATCACAAGGGATTGGATTTTCTAAGAAGAAAAATATCATCGTAGAAGGTGTAAGTGATTATTATTATTTAATAGGAATAAAAAAACTAATCGAAAAGATACTTTCTGAGTATAAATTTCCAGATGATATTGCATTGATCCCATGTGTTGGAGAATCTAAGGTATCATTATTAGCATCATTTTTCATAGGATATAATTTGGATTACAAAATATTATTGGATGAGAAAGGTACCAAACAAACTCGTAAAAAACTTGAAAATGATGGCCTAAAAGAGAAAATCATCATAGTTGGAGATAATGGGCAGTCTATTGAAGATATGTTTGAAAAATCAGATTTTGAGAAATTTTGTACTTCAAAAAATAACACTCTGAGTAAAACATTACTTTCAAAACAATTCTTAGAAAAAATTGAAACTGGCGAGATTACATCTCTGCAGGAGACTACCATAAACAATTTTCTTGCAATATTTGAACAATTGAAATCTAATTAA